From Pontibacter actiniarum, a single genomic window includes:
- the murC gene encoding UDP-N-acetylmuramate--L-alanine ligase has protein sequence MRLENYSYIYFLGIGGIGMSAIARWFKAKGYPVWGYDKTRTSLTEALEGEGIAVHYEDDVAQLPEEILRHQEKTLVVLTPAIPAEHTEWAYLREQGYAIKKRSEVLGIITASAYTVAVAGTHGKTTTSSIVAHLLHHAGVDCSAFLGGIATNLNSNLLIGKGEADREVVVVEADEYDRSFLTLFPDVAIVTSADPDHLDIYGDKEELIRTFQRFISQIKPGGHLFLHEATDPRLTAQVQEGVRVYKYSLDSGDAYVQQLNINGRWFEFDAVSPFGDLQGLRLGVPGYHNTENTLAAVLTAQVLQVPAQSIKSGVETFAGVKRRFEFVFEGNGKVYIDDYAHHPKEIDAFMGSLRALYPNKRIKVIFQPHLFSRTRDFADAFAESLSKADELVLLDIYPAREKPMPGVTSDMILKQVTSPVKELMSKEEVVGNLLKNGDFDVLATLGAGDIDTLVKPLKNILENKGYGLE, from the coding sequence GTGAGACTGGAGAACTATAGCTACATCTACTTCTTGGGCATTGGCGGCATCGGTATGAGCGCAATTGCCCGCTGGTTCAAAGCCAAAGGCTATCCGGTGTGGGGGTACGACAAAACGCGCACCTCCCTAACCGAGGCGCTGGAGGGCGAGGGCATCGCTGTGCACTACGAGGATGATGTGGCGCAGCTACCGGAGGAGATTCTCCGTCACCAGGAAAAGACGCTGGTGGTGCTGACGCCGGCCATACCCGCAGAGCACACAGAGTGGGCTTACCTGAGGGAGCAGGGCTACGCCATCAAAAAACGTTCAGAGGTGCTGGGGATCATCACGGCTTCTGCTTATACGGTTGCCGTAGCGGGTACGCATGGCAAAACAACCACTTCGTCTATCGTGGCGCACCTGCTGCACCACGCCGGCGTGGACTGCTCTGCTTTCCTGGGCGGCATCGCAACGAACCTGAACTCGAACCTGCTGATCGGCAAAGGAGAGGCAGACCGGGAGGTAGTGGTGGTAGAGGCCGATGAGTACGACCGCTCGTTTCTGACGCTGTTCCCGGATGTGGCGATCGTAACTTCCGCAGACCCAGACCATTTGGATATATATGGCGATAAGGAGGAACTGATCCGGACTTTCCAGCGGTTCATTAGCCAAATTAAGCCGGGTGGCCACTTGTTTTTGCACGAGGCCACCGACCCGCGGCTGACCGCGCAGGTGCAGGAGGGCGTGCGGGTGTACAAGTACAGCCTGGACAGCGGCGATGCCTATGTGCAGCAACTGAACATCAACGGGCGTTGGTTTGAGTTTGATGCGGTGAGCCCTTTCGGTGATTTGCAGGGGCTGCGGCTGGGCGTACCGGGCTACCATAACACAGAGAATACGCTGGCGGCCGTACTTACGGCGCAGGTGCTGCAAGTGCCGGCCCAAAGTATAAAGTCCGGCGTGGAGACCTTTGCCGGTGTAAAGCGCCGCTTCGAGTTCGTGTTCGAAGGCAACGGGAAAGTATACATCGACGATTACGCGCACCATCCCAAGGAGATTGATGCGTTTATGGGTTCGCTGCGGGCACTTTACCCGAATAAGCGAATTAAAGTGATATTTCAGCCGCACCTCTTCAGCCGTACGCGCGATTTTGCCGATGCGTTTGCAGAGAGCCTGAGCAAGGCGGACGAGCTGGTGCTGCTCGACATCTACCCGGCACGGGAAAAGCCAATGCCGGGCGTGACTTCCGACATGATTCTGAAGCAGGTGACAAGCCCTGTAAAGGAGCTGATGTCAAAAGAGGAAGTAGTGGGAAATCTGCTTAAAAACGGCGATTTTGATGTTTTGGCCACCCTTGGTGCCGGGGACATTGACACGCTGGTGAAGCCCTTAAAAAATATTTTAGAAAATAAAGGGTATGGGCTTGAATAG
- the murG gene encoding undecaprenyldiphospho-muramoylpentapeptide beta-N-acetylglucosaminyltransferase, with protein sequence MPKPERPYRVIISGGGTGGHIYPAVAIANQLRVVNPQAEILFVGAQGRMEMTRVPEAGYKIVGLWISGLQRRLTLDNLSFPLKVLSSVRASHKIIKDFKPDAVVGVGGYASGPLLYAATSRGIPSLIQEQNSYAGITNKLLSKRADKVCVAYPSMEAFFPADKLVLTGNPVRSDIMDLKGKRDEAMQHFGLQPEKKTILIIGGSLGARTINQSIAAGVEQIAGAGCQLIWQTGKAFYPQAQELETKYKAQGIRALDFIKRMDLAYAAADVVISRAGALSISELCLAGKPAVLVPSPNVAEDHQTKNAMALVQQEAAILVKDAEAMERLVPTALQLLEDEQEQQRLQQNIRKMARPNAAADIVNELIKLIK encoded by the coding sequence ATGCCTAAGCCAGAAAGACCATATCGCGTAATTATCAGCGGCGGCGGCACCGGTGGACACATATACCCGGCAGTGGCGATTGCCAACCAGCTGCGTGTAGTTAACCCGCAGGCCGAGATTTTGTTTGTGGGCGCGCAGGGGCGCATGGAAATGACGCGTGTGCCGGAGGCAGGCTATAAAATCGTGGGCCTTTGGATCAGCGGTTTGCAGCGGCGCCTCACACTGGACAACCTGTCGTTTCCGCTGAAGGTGCTGTCGAGCGTGCGTGCCTCGCATAAAATTATCAAAGACTTTAAGCCCGATGCGGTGGTGGGCGTGGGCGGCTATGCAAGCGGCCCGCTGCTGTACGCTGCTACATCACGCGGTATTCCGTCGCTCATTCAGGAGCAGAATTCTTACGCGGGCATTACCAATAAGCTCCTTTCCAAAAGGGCCGACAAAGTATGCGTGGCCTACCCCAGCATGGAGGCTTTCTTTCCAGCGGATAAGCTGGTGCTGACCGGAAACCCGGTGCGCTCCGACATTATGGATCTGAAGGGCAAGCGCGATGAGGCGATGCAGCACTTCGGCCTGCAACCGGAGAAGAAAACCATACTCATTATAGGAGGTAGCCTGGGAGCCAGAACTATCAACCAAAGTATAGCGGCAGGTGTGGAGCAGATAGCCGGGGCTGGTTGCCAGCTGATCTGGCAGACAGGCAAGGCCTTTTATCCGCAGGCCCAGGAGCTGGAGACAAAGTATAAGGCACAGGGCATCCGGGCGCTGGATTTTATCAAGCGAATGGATTTGGCCTACGCCGCCGCCGATGTGGTTATCTCGCGGGCAGGGGCACTGTCTATTTCAGAACTGTGCCTGGCCGGGAAACCGGCGGTGTTGGTGCCGTCTCCGAACGTGGCCGAAGACCACCAGACCAAGAATGCCATGGCGCTGGTGCAGCAGGAGGCGGCTATACTTGTAAAAGACGCTGAGGCGATGGAAAGGCTGGTGCCAACCGCCCTGCAACTACTGGAGGATGAACAGGAGCAGCAGCGCCTGCAGCAAAATATACGGAAGATGGCCCGCCCGAACGCGGCAGCTGATATTGTGAACGAACTGATAAAGTTGATCAAGTGA
- a CDS encoding FtsW/RodA/SpoVE family cell cycle protein, translated as MIKQWLQNNLKGDSVLWGIVIAFSLISVAVVYSATGTLAYKKMEGNTEYFLFKHTFLILVGLAFMWAAHKVPYRYYSRLSLVALILSAPLLIVTFFYGSNINDASRWITIPVINQTFQPSDLAKLALISYLASMLSKKQHELEDWKKTLLPMLIWTVIICALIALTNTSTAVLLFATCMLLMFIGRVPFKYLASVVLIGVVVGGSALAVGQRMDTAVSRLQDFMDPNEVPFQLEQSYIAIATGGVVGKGPGNSDQRDILPHPYSDFIYAIILEEYGLMGGVVTLFLYLALLYRGMVTVNKSNGAFGGLLSAGLSFSLVLQGMVNMAVAVGLGPITGLPLPLLSMGGTSLIFTGISIGIILSVSRTDTEMERDAVGVPAKSPVNAAVNA; from the coding sequence ATGATAAAGCAGTGGTTACAGAACAACCTGAAGGGCGACTCCGTGTTGTGGGGCATCGTGATTGCGTTCTCGCTGATAAGCGTGGCGGTGGTGTATTCTGCCACGGGTACGCTGGCCTATAAAAAAATGGAGGGAAACACCGAGTACTTCCTCTTCAAACATACTTTCCTGATCCTGGTAGGCCTGGCTTTCATGTGGGCGGCGCATAAAGTGCCGTACCGCTACTACTCCAGGCTGTCGCTGGTGGCGCTTATTCTGTCGGCTCCGTTACTGATCGTTACCTTCTTTTACGGCTCCAACATCAACGATGCCTCGCGCTGGATCACTATCCCGGTCATCAACCAGACCTTCCAACCCTCGGATTTGGCCAAACTGGCGCTGATCTCTTACCTGGCCAGCATGCTTTCCAAAAAGCAGCACGAGCTGGAGGACTGGAAGAAGACGCTGTTGCCGATGCTGATCTGGACCGTCATCATCTGCGCCCTTATCGCCCTGACAAACACGTCGACGGCGGTGCTGCTTTTTGCAACCTGCATGCTGCTGATGTTTATTGGGCGTGTGCCTTTCAAATACCTGGCGTCGGTGGTGTTGATCGGTGTGGTTGTGGGAGGCTCAGCCCTGGCCGTGGGGCAGCGTATGGATACGGCCGTTAGCCGTCTGCAGGATTTCATGGACCCTAACGAGGTGCCGTTCCAGCTGGAGCAGTCTTACATTGCGATCGCGACAGGCGGTGTGGTGGGCAAAGGCCCGGGCAACAGCGACCAGCGCGACATTTTGCCGCACCCTTACTCAGACTTTATTTATGCCATTATTCTGGAGGAGTACGGGTTGATGGGCGGCGTCGTGACGCTGTTTCTGTACCTGGCCCTGCTCTACCGCGGCATGGTGACGGTGAACAAGAGCAACGGTGCTTTCGGCGGGCTGCTTTCGGCGGGCCTGAGCTTTAGCCTGGTGCTGCAGGGGATGGTGAACATGGCCGTGGCCGTGGGGCTAGGCCCGATTACTGGACTACCGCTGCCGCTCCTGAGCATGGGCGGTACTTCTTTGATCTTTACCGGAATCTCCATAGGAATTATACTTAGTGTGAGCCGAACAGACACGGAAATGGAACGTGACGCTGTTGGCGTACCTGCTAAATCACCTGTAAACGCAGCTGTTAATGCCTAA